The Primulina huaijiensis isolate GDHJ02 unplaced genomic scaffold, ASM1229523v2 scaffold207828, whole genome shotgun sequence DNA segment AATGTTATAAACAAATCTGAGTATCCAACCCATTAACATATAATCCTCACATTTTGATAGTTCGGAACATATATTGACCCTGTTGGTCTcagagagaaaactcgaaaaaaCGATACTTTATAATGAAGGAATAAAACATCAATTTATAATCAAATTTCGAAGTGTAAAACCTCGTAAGAAAAACGCGTCTTCGATTTGGAATTTCATTTGTCAAATGAATACACCCGCTTCATTAATATCTTTGTCTGTTTGTCCGCTATATTCCTTTGCCAACAGACCCCGCCAGTGTTTCCCCGTACAAATGAGTATCATGGAAGTCTTTGTGCATTTCACATCGTAGTTGCTTCTAATACATCCTTATACATCAGCCTTCCATATTCAATCACCGACTGTGATCGACAAAAAACTGCTGGAAAAGTTTtctggaaaataaaatttttgttgaCTCACAATTCCTATAATAAAGTAATATGGGCTTGGTTCTAATAAGCCCAACCAAATCGGGTCCACGGAATAGGTTAACCCGGGTCCGTAGGAGACGTCCTTTACAAAGTCGGAAGTTTTTTCGCACAGATCCCTCTCGTCTTCGCCAAACTCTCAGGTATTTGCTCGTGATTATTAGCTTTAATCACTGTTCGATCTGAACAATTATGAAGATAAAATCGCACCTTTTacccatatttttttttttttagaatttatgagtttaatgttattttttgaATGGATTACGAGCATTGATTGTGTTTAATTTCAGAACCGAATTGTAAGTTACGATATTCATCGTGGTTTGCGTGAAATATTATGGAATTTCACAAATTCTTGTGTATTTTGGTTGCTGAAGAGTTTTATATAattgttgtattttttttttcctgttttTTCTACGTTTCTAGATGTGGTATTgaagtatttaaattttatgtaaagcTAGTTTTTAAACCAAATAATACCCAATGCTCGAACGTGATGCAGATTTGACTTCTGTTACATTGTGCGAACTAGCTTCTGTGCAATTTTATTTCTGCAGTTTATTGAATCTTAAAGGTCTTGTGGTGGAAAATTGAGTCGTCGCTTTTTGCTGATCAGTAGGCAGTCGTGTTGGGTTGTAATGATTTGATCTTTAGCTCTGATTTTTCTTCCCTAGCTTCAGAAGGGTTGTACTACAATCAAACGAAGAGGTCATGGCGATCCAGGAAGATACAAACGCAGACAGAAAGAAATCAATTGATGCCACAGATGCGATAGCGACGATCAATCTTGAAAATATGCAAAACAACACAAGAGTTATTAATTACTGGTTAGTTCTGTAACTAAGCATCATGTGATTCTGCATAGTGACCACCATTTTTGTAAATACTCATGCTTTTAACCTGATATCCTGTGTGAGAGAGACATTTTAGGAGATTTACGCGTTATTTTTAATCGCGTGAAACATTAATACGCATCCAGGTTTTTGCCATTTTGTAagaatcaaaaaatatataaatcatactGAACCTTGGTCTTTTTCTTTTATTCAGCCGCACATTTATGTCGATCATAGGTGGAGTCGTTGCAGGAATTTTGGGATTTACTGGTTTGACGGGATTTATCTTCTATTTCATAGTCATGGCTATTACTTCAGCTGGACTTGTTGCCAAGGCCGAGTTTTCTGTTCATTCTTATTTTGATAGTTGGAACAAGATTACACTTGATGGATTTCTTGCTGGGCTTATGgtatacttttttattttgctaTTGGCATCATTTTTGGAACTTCTGATTCTGAATTTCGTGCCGATCTATTTGTATGCTTATTGGATGTTTATAGCACACAGTATATTCATGCTGGTCTCTGGGGTCATTAGGCCAGATATGTAGTTGTTTTTGGCCCTTATAACGATGATCCAACTGTTGTTGACGGTCATTTGATTACATCTAGATTTTTATCTTTTTGCATGGTTTATTAAAGAGATGTTCCTCTCTCGGTGGGACATATGCATGTTGCAACGCTTGACGAATAAAACTTACCTGTGGTGCAtgcgattttttttaatcttgttCTTGTTTCATTTCTTCCGATTTCCattgttaatttttaatatcTAATCTTGGCTATTTTTGTTTCTTGCAGTCATTCGTGTTATTCTGGACGTATCCTTTTACTTTCTAAATTCATTCATATTTACAGTTGATTGAGTTTTTTTCCCCTTTCTGATGGGTGTTTTAATTGATATTCAAGATCCATACAATTCATACTTTCGTGTGATCCTTTTATATTTGTGATAGAAACGTTGGTTCAGCCTTATGCTTGTAATTCAGGGTGATGTACAACCTCCTTTTGAAACTAATCCTATTTCTGAATCTCTTTATTATGAATTTTGGGGTGGTTGTAATTTACATAAACTTTCTTCTACTATATCTATTCTTCTTATCAAGGTGGGATAACCAGGTGATACATAATAATCACTTTATTTTCATACTTATTTTTGCCTTCTATCCTTGACCTGGAGAAGATTTGCCTACGACTTCGTGCATATTTTCTGAGGAATCCACAATGATGGCTGTTCACTCGGAAGTACCAAAGGACGGGGAAAGACgctctttaaaattttaatgctaAGTATTTTACGAAGTTTTGGTGATGTAAACCTGGCTTTGGAGAAACAGTAGGTGTTTAGGTTGCTACTGAAAGAATTGTTTTTAAAGctccattttatttcagttacaAATGTTGAATGTTTAACTGCTTCTATTTATTCAGCTTCCCTTCGATTCCGAAACATGGTGTCCGGGATGTTGCATGGGTGTGTGTTAGGGCTTTTTAGGCCTTGTGTCCAGGGTATATATAAGAGTGGATCGTGTGTTATGTGTAGCATAATTTCCACAAAAATTTCCAGaatcttttttctttgtttgagtttgagttcAGGAGGGGTTGTTACAATTGAATTTTGAGTCTCAGACTGACCCAAAAATTCAGATCTTGGTATTATCTTGGGCTTAGATGATCTATAAGCCATTGGTTGATCCTTGTTTCTTAAATACTCTCTACTCAAGCATTGCATGA contains these protein-coding regions:
- the LOC140966734 gene encoding uncharacterized protein isoform X2 → MGLVLISPTKSGPRNRLTRVRRRRPLQSRKFFRTDPSRLRQTLRRVVLQSNEEVMAIQEDTNADRKKSIDATDAIATINLENMQNNTRVINYCRTFMSIIGGVVAGILGFTGLTGFIFYFIVMAITSAGLVAKAEFSVHSYFDSWNKITLDGFLAGLMSFVLFWTFAYDFVHIF
- the LOC140966734 gene encoding uncharacterized protein isoform X1 produces the protein MGLVLISPTKSGPRNRLTRVRRRRPLQSRKFFRTDPSRLRQTLSFRRVVLQSNEEVMAIQEDTNADRKKSIDATDAIATINLENMQNNTRVINYCRTFMSIIGGVVAGILGFTGLTGFIFYFIVMAITSAGLVAKAEFSVHSYFDSWNKITLDGFLAGLMSFVLFWTFAYDFVHIF